The following proteins come from a genomic window of Myroides odoratus DSM 2801:
- a CDS encoding helix-turn-helix transcriptional regulator: MLQSIPQQSFSIDKHHQEGKEYQMDITIIQTPIAVIKHGIYTAEHDFYHTVVPTKESILTCSCIQGSSLTLNHENLNIQEQGSLLFQEQAVPYEHLMKTDQNKKGEFLEIAVERRFIASLFEEEKDYLAELLEKQSPKLSFDLNLTTLQVLQQLIANPFQGKLAQHYLDNKIEELHLLQYANWSYQKEQKHPSLHKKDEEALHEVKHFINLHYNKSFTLLELAHQVGINQTKLKKGFKSLFGTTTFKYIHDLRMKKALEMIQSQTYTIYEIAEFVGYKHSHHFTAAFKKYYGQLPTQVK, translated from the coding sequence ATGTTACAATCCATACCTCAACAGTCCTTTTCCATTGACAAGCACCATCAGGAAGGAAAGGAATATCAAATGGATATAACCATTATTCAGACGCCTATTGCCGTAATTAAACACGGGATTTATACTGCTGAACACGATTTTTATCACACCGTAGTACCCACGAAAGAATCTATTTTGACTTGTAGCTGTATACAAGGCAGTAGTTTAACGTTGAATCACGAGAATCTCAATATACAGGAACAAGGTTCGCTCTTATTTCAAGAACAAGCTGTTCCTTATGAGCACCTAATGAAAACAGATCAGAACAAAAAAGGAGAATTCTTAGAAATTGCAGTTGAGAGGCGATTTATTGCCTCTTTATTCGAAGAAGAAAAAGATTACCTGGCTGAGCTTTTAGAAAAGCAATCACCAAAACTTAGTTTTGATTTAAATTTAACCACGTTGCAAGTCCTCCAACAATTGATTGCGAATCCCTTTCAAGGTAAATTAGCACAGCATTACTTGGACAATAAAATTGAAGAACTTCACCTCTTGCAATACGCCAATTGGTCCTATCAGAAAGAGCAAAAACATCCCTCCCTTCACAAAAAGGACGAAGAAGCTTTACATGAGGTCAAACACTTCATTAATTTGCATTACAACAAAAGTTTCACCCTACTCGAACTCGCTCATCAAGTGGGAATTAACCAAACTAAATTAAAGAAAGGATTTAAGTCTTTATTTGGAACTACTACCTTCAAATACATCCACGATTTGCGCATGAAGAAAGCGTTAGAAATGATTCAAAGTCAAACCTATACAATTTATGAGATTGCGGAATTTGTAGGATATAAACACAGTCATCATTTTACCGCTGCTTTTAAAAAATACTATGGACAGCTCCCCACTCAAGTAAAATAA
- a CDS encoding TonB-dependent siderophore receptor: MKKSVIRLSLLFLLQGSVAWAQEAQDSLAITTRQLDQVVITLDENPWVKTKPSTSLRLNQAIINIPQNIQVLSSELIAARQITTLTDGIIRNVSGAVRLEEWGDVYARINMRGSRASAFRNGMNVSSTYGPMAEDMSMVERIEFVKGPAGFMMSNGEPSGIYNVVTKTPTEQTRQKLELNYGSYDFMRASADIEGKLTPVTEQVFYRLNLMGSSKNGYRDYQENQRLAFAPSFLFKLSDKTSLTAAYSYQRLKLSDFGADYLFSKAGFATLPRKRTFGDPGFEPSIMNDHSLNTHLKTQLDTRWTLQAQVGYFKFNQEGQYMWVTHIDDAGDFVRTSNLWDAENKALVGQVFVTGEWKTGKIKHNILAGLDLGHKRYLVDWSQKFDYDSIGSFNIYNTAYQKPIYGYPNFDRSQPLKQRVAQFGIGQADVGQSYTGIYIQDELAFFDDKLFITLAGRYTTVKENANRETREDHKFTPRIGISYKIGYQMNVYALYDKTFVPQLGIKRNGATVTPLTGNNIEVGIKNNWWNKRFQSTVAVYRITKNNHLSADPMNAPGENYVLQLGQTRTQGVEVDMSGKIAPGLQVNANYAYTDSEVTKETKGGVKGSRVSGYAKHVANVWLDYTFEAGLLRDFSLMAGMTFMGDRQTWAFGGGEPLPDYTRVDAGASWKKDDLKISLLVNNLFDRYLYNGAYYNSRGGFYYWRPEDPMNLKLSLTYSF, encoded by the coding sequence ATGAAAAAATCAGTTATCCGTTTATCTCTTCTTTTTTTGCTCCAAGGGTCCGTAGCATGGGCACAAGAAGCACAAGATAGTTTAGCAATTACCACTCGTCAATTGGATCAGGTAGTCATTACTTTAGATGAAAATCCGTGGGTGAAAACGAAACCTTCAACATCGCTGCGTTTAAATCAAGCGATTATTAATATTCCTCAAAATATTCAGGTTCTTTCGTCCGAATTAATAGCGGCTCGCCAGATTACAACATTAACGGATGGAATTATTCGAAATGTAAGTGGAGCCGTGCGTTTAGAGGAATGGGGCGATGTATATGCTCGTATTAATATGCGAGGTTCAAGAGCTTCTGCGTTTCGCAACGGGATGAATGTATCTTCTACCTATGGTCCAATGGCGGAAGATATGAGTATGGTTGAGCGCATTGAATTTGTCAAAGGACCTGCGGGCTTTATGATGTCCAATGGAGAACCTTCGGGTATTTACAATGTTGTCACGAAAACACCAACAGAGCAAACGCGCCAAAAACTCGAACTCAATTATGGAAGTTATGATTTTATGCGAGCTAGTGCCGATATAGAAGGAAAACTAACTCCCGTTACGGAGCAGGTTTTTTATCGTTTAAACCTGATGGGAAGTAGTAAAAATGGATACAGAGATTATCAGGAGAACCAACGTTTGGCTTTTGCTCCTTCCTTTTTATTTAAACTTAGTGATAAAACCTCACTGACAGCAGCGTATAGTTATCAGCGTTTAAAATTGTCTGATTTTGGAGCGGATTATTTATTTTCTAAAGCAGGGTTTGCTACTTTACCGCGAAAGCGAACGTTTGGTGATCCAGGTTTCGAGCCTTCTATTATGAATGATCATAGTTTGAATACCCATCTGAAAACCCAATTGGATACTAGATGGACGCTACAAGCACAAGTGGGGTATTTTAAGTTCAATCAAGAAGGGCAATATATGTGGGTGACTCATATTGATGATGCAGGGGATTTTGTGCGAACTAGCAATTTGTGGGATGCGGAGAACAAAGCATTAGTGGGCCAGGTTTTCGTTACAGGTGAATGGAAAACAGGAAAAATAAAACACAATATTTTAGCTGGATTAGATCTTGGACATAAGCGCTATTTAGTGGATTGGAGTCAAAAGTTTGATTATGATTCCATCGGGAGTTTCAATATTTACAATACGGCCTATCAAAAACCTATTTACGGGTATCCAAACTTTGATCGAAGTCAACCTTTAAAACAACGCGTGGCTCAATTTGGTATTGGACAAGCAGATGTTGGGCAAAGTTATACGGGAATTTACATCCAAGATGAACTCGCTTTTTTTGATGATAAGCTTTTTATTACGCTTGCTGGACGTTATACAACTGTCAAAGAGAATGCCAATCGCGAGACGCGAGAAGATCACAAATTCACACCGCGAATAGGAATAAGCTATAAGATTGGTTATCAAATGAATGTATATGCGTTGTATGACAAGACGTTTGTCCCTCAATTGGGTATAAAGCGAAATGGAGCTACTGTAACACCGCTAACAGGAAATAATATCGAAGTAGGGATAAAGAATAATTGGTGGAACAAGCGCTTTCAGTCTACAGTAGCGGTGTATCGCATCACAAAAAACAACCATTTATCTGCAGACCCTATGAATGCTCCGGGGGAGAATTATGTTTTGCAATTAGGACAAACCCGTACACAAGGTGTAGAAGTGGATATGAGTGGTAAAATAGCTCCTGGGTTGCAAGTCAATGCCAATTATGCCTATACAGATTCAGAAGTAACCAAAGAAACCAAAGGAGGAGTGAAAGGTAGTCGAGTAAGTGGTTATGCTAAACATGTGGCAAATGTATGGTTGGATTATACTTTTGAGGCAGGACTTCTACGCGATTTTTCGTTGATGGCTGGAATGACCTTTATGGGAGATCGTCAAACATGGGCTTTTGGTGGTGGTGAACCTCTTCCAGATTATACTCGTGTAGATGCAGGTGCAAGTTGGAAAAAGGATGATTTGAAAATTTCATTGCTCGTGAACAATCTTTTTGATCGCTATTTATACAATGGAGCATACTACAATTCTAGAGGAGGATTTTATTACTGGCGACCGGAAGATCCGATGAATTTAAAGTTGAGTTTAACCTATAGTTTTTAA
- a CDS encoding ABC transporter ATP-binding protein, translating to MSEKLLEVQNISFHYPSRAILNDVSIQVHPQQFVGIVGSNGCGKSTLLKIVYRVLKAKEGRVFYKGVPMQQYSLKQMARKIAVVGQFNDTPFDATVLDVVLMGRIPFKSKWQAFNEEDYQLALASLEKVDMLAYQNTALSMLSGGEKQRVFLARALTQQPELIILDEPTNHLDIRFQLEILKIVKSLRLGVLATMHDLSLIANFCDYIYALKDTQVYCSGKPVDLLTPEQIQFIFGVNCNVIRTEKNELFFSYY from the coding sequence ATGAGTGAAAAGCTATTAGAAGTGCAGAATATTTCATTTCATTATCCGTCAAGAGCGATTTTAAACGACGTTAGTATTCAAGTCCACCCCCAACAATTTGTAGGAATCGTTGGCAGTAATGGCTGTGGAAAATCTACCTTATTGAAAATTGTATATCGCGTATTGAAGGCCAAAGAAGGCCGCGTTTTCTATAAGGGAGTTCCCATGCAACAGTATAGCTTGAAACAAATGGCACGAAAAATTGCTGTAGTTGGACAATTTAACGACACCCCTTTTGATGCCACTGTTTTAGACGTGGTTTTAATGGGGCGAATTCCCTTTAAATCAAAATGGCAAGCCTTCAATGAGGAGGATTATCAATTGGCTTTGGCAAGTTTAGAAAAAGTGGATATGCTAGCGTATCAAAATACGGCTTTATCCATGTTGTCCGGAGGAGAAAAACAACGTGTTTTCTTAGCAAGGGCCCTGACACAACAACCCGAGTTAATCATCCTAGATGAACCAACCAATCACTTGGATATTCGCTTTCAATTGGAAATTTTAAAAATTGTCAAATCCCTTCGTCTTGGTGTCTTAGCAACCATGCACGATTTGTCGTTGATCGCTAATTTTTGCGATTATATCTATGCCCTAAAAGATACTCAAGTATACTGTAGTGGAAAACCTGTTGACTTGTTGACACCGGAGCAAATTCAATTTATTTTTGGCGTGAATTGCAATGTAATTCGAACAGAAAAGAACGAATTGTTTTTCAGCTATTATTAA
- a CDS encoding FecCD family ABC transporter permease — protein sequence MKQRKRKYGYLVCLLFAVGSMALWAVLSGQITITTQDVWAILAAESPAKLISQEGIQLDIIQEVLWTMRMPRVAMAIVVGAALSIGGVVMQSTVQNPLADPFLLGISSGASLGATVAIVLGWGISSFWGIPLMAFLGACGATLFIFALSIQNRGVSTLYLILAGTVINAFCAALSNALVYVAEDSEKVRAVAFWSMGSLAQVSWLEVGIIFIALLVILGYFLLHAKALDAMMMGNESAITLGINPNKQRLILILLVTLLTSLVVSFCGVIGFVGLTIPHIVRNLVGSKHHWTLLFSAVLGALFLVGADWLSRVLIPQSEVAIGIVTALIGCPIFALILVTNKKKAS from the coding sequence ATGAAACAAAGAAAAAGAAAATACGGTTATTTGGTTTGCCTTCTTTTTGCCGTTGGGAGTATGGCCCTTTGGGCTGTATTATCGGGTCAGATTACCATAACCACTCAAGATGTATGGGCGATTTTAGCTGCAGAATCACCAGCGAAGTTAATTTCACAAGAAGGCATTCAATTGGATATTATTCAAGAAGTATTGTGGACCATGCGCATGCCTAGAGTGGCTATGGCTATTGTTGTAGGAGCGGCTTTATCTATCGGAGGGGTTGTGATGCAATCAACCGTACAGAATCCATTGGCAGATCCCTTTCTATTGGGGATTTCTTCTGGTGCTTCTTTAGGAGCAACTGTGGCTATTGTTTTAGGATGGGGCATCAGTAGCTTTTGGGGAATCCCCTTGATGGCTTTTCTTGGTGCGTGTGGAGCAACCTTATTTATTTTTGCACTGAGTATCCAAAATCGAGGCGTATCAACCTTGTATTTGATTCTCGCAGGAACGGTAATCAATGCATTCTGTGCCGCACTTTCCAACGCTCTAGTATATGTAGCGGAAGATAGTGAAAAGGTGAGAGCTGTTGCTTTTTGGAGTATGGGCAGTTTAGCACAAGTAAGTTGGCTCGAAGTGGGCATTATCTTCATAGCGCTTCTTGTGATATTGGGGTATTTCTTATTACATGCCAAAGCGTTAGACGCTATGATGATGGGAAATGAATCGGCCATTACTTTGGGAATTAACCCCAATAAACAACGCCTTATATTGATTTTGTTGGTTACGCTACTAACTAGTTTAGTCGTTTCTTTTTGTGGCGTGATTGGGTTCGTTGGTTTGACCATTCCTCATATTGTGCGAAATTTGGTTGGTAGTAAACACCATTGGACGCTGTTGTTTAGTGCGGTACTAGGCGCTTTATTTTTAGTTGGAGCCGATTGGTTATCGCGTGTTTTAATTCCACAAAGCGAAGTTGCCATTGGTATTGTAACCGCATTAATCGGTTGTCCAATATTTGCCTTAATCCTTGTAACGAATAAAAAGAAAGCATCATGA
- a CDS encoding ABC transporter substrate-binding protein — MRTCGGLLFGTFLLCLVGYGQTADRVVLFGQPALEMVKRFGGKENVVGVGYLDHKSKKGEEVGWPILTSLWPSIESIIQTRPTHLFGMESAFKDKRSGSPSFWQEKKIKVIPVFDFNQPRTLSVFFRDLEAFGTVFHKEKEVKQFIEQETQKITQLKAKVAKTSKAKEKRVLFLANVRSSDIFYCYTQDKCIIGSLLEDFNVTFLTSETMVIPISLEYLIRLNPDYLILSSFQANSLPELLRYFQEHPVLKRLDAVKNKRLITVDYSNAVSGGLEFVALYEQLIHLLYPE, encoded by the coding sequence ATGAGAACGTGTGGTGGACTCCTTTTTGGAACTTTTCTTCTTTGCCTTGTCGGTTATGGTCAAACGGCAGATCGGGTGGTTTTATTTGGTCAACCTGCTTTAGAGATGGTGAAGCGCTTTGGCGGAAAAGAAAACGTTGTGGGGGTGGGATATTTGGATCATAAGAGTAAAAAAGGAGAGGAGGTAGGTTGGCCTATTTTGACTTCCTTATGGCCTTCTATTGAATCGATTATTCAAACTCGTCCTACTCATCTTTTTGGAATGGAATCTGCGTTTAAGGATAAGCGCAGTGGAAGCCCCTCTTTTTGGCAAGAGAAAAAGATAAAAGTAATACCTGTTTTTGATTTCAATCAACCGCGAACATTATCTGTATTCTTTCGCGATTTAGAAGCTTTTGGTACCGTTTTTCACAAGGAGAAAGAAGTAAAGCAATTTATTGAACAAGAGACTCAGAAAATCACTCAACTCAAAGCAAAAGTTGCAAAAACCTCAAAAGCAAAAGAAAAACGCGTCCTTTTTTTAGCTAACGTTCGATCGAGTGATATTTTTTATTGTTACACCCAAGATAAATGTATCATCGGATCGTTATTAGAAGATTTCAACGTAACGTTTTTGACAAGTGAGACGATGGTGATTCCCATTTCTTTAGAATATTTAATTCGGTTAAATCCAGATTATTTGATTCTATCTAGTTTTCAAGCAAATAGCTTGCCTGAATTACTTCGTTATTTTCAAGAACATCCCGTGCTCAAACGCTTGGATGCAGTAAAAAATAAACGGCTCATTACTGTTGATTATTCTAATGCAGTGAGTGGAGGACTAGAATTTGTGGCTTTATATGAACAATTAATCCATTTATTATACCCGGAATGA